A single genomic interval of Stenotrophomonas sp. ZAC14D1_NAIMI4_1 harbors:
- a CDS encoding LysR family transcriptional regulator, protein MNLAHWRLLVAVADEGTISRAADRVGITQSGASQAIGQLEAALGFPVFVRERRQVDVTALGQQVIDHARRMLDGLQAIRALADDSQGLSGARIRLATFPSIVSTVLPALLRDFQRRHPGIEVVVVEGTDEEVEQWLASGAVEVGVVLNPAPARLPLALGSDAWVAVLAQAHPLGRRATERGIALDELVAEPFILATGGCTVNGQRLMEDAGLQLTDVRITVRDWASACVLVREGLGVSLVPESTLPLDRQGLRVLPITPGIRRVFGLVCSPAAPASRATQVFMQVLGAAAAASESGSA, encoded by the coding sequence CGCGCGGCTGACCGCGTCGGCATCACCCAGTCCGGGGCCAGCCAAGCCATCGGCCAGCTGGAGGCCGCACTCGGCTTTCCGGTGTTCGTCCGCGAGCGCCGCCAGGTCGACGTCACGGCGCTGGGCCAGCAGGTGATCGATCACGCGCGGCGCATGCTGGACGGCCTGCAGGCCATCCGCGCGCTGGCCGACGACAGCCAGGGGCTGAGCGGTGCGCGCATCCGCCTGGCAACGTTCCCCTCGATCGTTTCGACCGTGCTGCCGGCACTGCTGCGCGACTTCCAGCGCCGCCACCCGGGCATCGAAGTGGTGGTGGTGGAGGGCACCGACGAGGAGGTCGAACAGTGGCTGGCTTCGGGTGCGGTCGAGGTGGGCGTGGTGCTGAACCCTGCACCCGCGCGATTGCCGTTGGCCCTGGGGAGCGATGCGTGGGTGGCGGTACTCGCGCAGGCGCATCCGCTGGGGCGGCGCGCCACCGAGCGCGGAATCGCGCTGGATGAACTGGTTGCCGAGCCCTTCATCCTTGCCACAGGCGGGTGCACGGTGAATGGCCAGCGGCTGATGGAGGACGCAGGCCTGCAACTGACCGACGTGCGGATAACGGTGCGCGACTGGGCCAGCGCCTGCGTGCTGGTGCGCGAGGGACTGGGCGTTTCGCTGGTGCCCGAGTCGACGCTGCCGTTGGATCGTCAGGGGCTGCGGGTGCTGCCCATCACCCCGGGCATCCGCCGCGTGTTCGGCCTGGTCTGTTCCCCGGCGGCGCCCGCATCGCGGGCAACGCAGGTCTTCATGCAGGTACTGGGCGCGGCGGCTGCCGCCAGTGAGTCCGGGTCAGCGTGA